The Gemmatimonadota bacterium sequence GAATCAGAAGCCGAAGTTGGCGAAGCAGAAGCCGCGCGAAACAGACGACGACAGGTCGCCGCACTTGAATCAGAAGCTGAAATCGGCGAATCAGAGGCCGCGCGAGATAGACGACGACAAGTTGCCGCACTCGAATCAGAAGCCGAAATTGGCGAAGCACAGGCCGGGCGAGACAAACGCCAAAATGTCGCCGCTCTCGAAGCAGAAGCCGTACAATCAGAAACAGAAGCAGAAGCAAAAACAGCGGGCTATCGCGCGGGACAACGCGTGGCAGAAGAAGAAGCGCGGCGACAAGCAGAAGAAGCGACCAAAGCCACGGACGGCGCCATTCGCGTTGCCCAGGAAACCGCGGAAAAAGCAGCCGAAGACGCCCGAGCACTGCGCGAAGAAGCGCGCTTACGCGCAGAAATCGTCGTCCAAGCAGAAGCTGAAAAACAGCGGCAGGTCGTTCAAGCAGAAGCCGAAAAAGAACAGCGACGGCTTATTGCCGAAGGTGAAGCCGCTGCCATTCTCGCACAAAAACAGGCCGAAGCCGAAGGGACTCAGGCCATTCTCAACGCCAAAGCCGAAGGATACAGACAACTCGTTGAAGCATGTGGCAGCAACGACCAGGCAGCAGCAGCCTTTCTGATCATCGAACGCCTCACCGAAGTCGCCAACATCCAGGCCGAGGCCATTAGCAACTTGCCCATCGACAAAGTGATGGTCTGGGACAGCGGCAATGGCGAGAGTGGCATGTCCAACCTGGGACAACGCCTCATGGGTGCCATACCGCCCATGCACGATCTGGCGCGCCTGGCCGGGCTTGAATTACCCGAATTTTTGGGCAAAATGAACGGCGAACAAACGGCAGGGGAAAACGGCAAATCCGATAACTCAAAAGACGAATAGACGAGAAAAGCGCGAATAGACGAGAAAAGCGCGAATAGACGAGAAAAGCGCGAATAGACGAATAGACGAACCCCGCCCAACCACCCAAGGTTGTTACAAACTCCGTCGTTGATTCGTTGATTCGTTGATTCGTTGATTCGTTGATTCGTTGATTCGTTGATTCGTAAGATTCGTACAGCCATGACCAACACCCTGAACATAGCCACAGACATAGAATCTCGTTTCCAAATGGCGCTGCAACACGCACGCGGGGCAGCGCCAGGCTCGGGCGACTACAAAAAAGCGGTTGAACACCTCGAATACATTTTGTCTGTCGATGACCAGAGCGAGGAAATGGACCGCGTCTGTTTTTTGT is a genomic window containing:
- a CDS encoding flotillin family protein, translated to MPTEFILTVLLAAVVLLLFLTFISRYKRCPSNKILVIYGKTGGGTAAKCVHGGAAFVLPLLQAYDYLDLEPFVVPIDLDNALSQENIRVSVPTTVTAAISNQPGVMQNAAIRLLGLSRDQVQSQAQDIILGQMRAVIATMQIEEINQDRQAFMTKVNDAVSTEMEKIGLAVINVNIKDLDDESGYIKAIGQKAAAEAVNQASIDVAEQERHGQVGVAERARDRRRDVAAAESEAEVGEAEAARNRRRQVAALESEAEIGESEAARDRRRQVAALESEAEIGEAQAGRDKRQNVAALEAEAVQSETEAEAKTAGYRAGQRVAEEEARRQAEEATKATDGAIRVAQETAEKAAEDARALREEARLRAEIVVQAEAEKQRQVVQAEAEKEQRRLIAEGEAAAILAQKQAEAEGTQAILNAKAEGYRQLVEACGSNDQAAAAFLIIERLTEVANIQAEAISNLPIDKVMVWDSGNGESGMSNLGQRLMGAIPPMHDLARLAGLELPEFLGKMNGEQTAGENGKSDNSKDE